Proteins encoded together in one Orcinus orca chromosome 13, mOrcOrc1.1, whole genome shotgun sequence window:
- the KCNS3 gene encoding potassium voltage-gated channel subfamily S member 3 — MVFGEIFHRPGQDKELVNLNVGGFKQSIDQSTLLRFPHTRLGKLLSCHSEEAILELCDDYSVADKEYYFDRNPSLFRYVLNFYYTGKLHVMEELCVFSFCQEIEYWGINELFLDSCCSNRYHELKEENHEKDWDQKSNDVSTDSSFEESSLFEKELEKFDKLRFGQLRKKIWIRTENPAYCLSAKLIAISSLSVVLASIVAMCVHSMSEFQNEDGEVDDPVLEGVEIACIAWFTVELAVRLVAAPCQKKFWKNPLNIIDFISIIPFYATLAVDTKKEESEDIENMGKVVQILRLMRIFRILKLARHSVGLRSLGATLRHSYHEVGLLLLFLSVGISIFSVLIYSVEKDDHTSSLTSIPVCWWWATISMTTVGYGDTHPVTLAGKLIASTCIICGILVVALPITIIFNKFSKYYQKQKDIEVDQCSEDPPEKCHELPYFNIRDIYAQRMHAFLTSLSSVGIVVSDPEATDASSIEENEDVYNTASLENCTAK; from the coding sequence ATGGTGTTTGGTGAGATTTTCCATCGCCCTGGACAAGACAAGGAACTTGTCAACTTGAACGTGGGGGGCTTTAAACAGTCCATCGACCAGAGCACCCTCCTGCGCTTTCCTCACACCAGACTCGGGAAGCTGCTCAGCTGCCACTCGGAAGAGGCCATCCTGGAACTGTGTGATGACTACAGCGTGGCCGATAAAGAGTACTACTTTGATCGGAACCCCTCCCTGTTCAGATACGTTTTGAACTTCTATTACACGGGGAAGCTGCACGTCATGGAGGAGCTGTGCGTGTTCTCGTTCTGCCAGGAGATCGAGTACTGGGGCATCAACGAGCTCTTCCTCGATTCCTGCTGCAGTAATCGCTACCACGAGCTCAAGGAGGAAAACCACGAGAAGGACTGGGACCAGAAAAGCAACGATGTGAGTACTGACTCCTCGTTCGAAGAGTCGTCTCTGTTCGAGAAGGAGCTGGAGAAGTTTGACAAGCTGCGATTCGGTCAGCTCCGGAAGAAGATCTGGATTCGCACGGAAAACCCAGCCTACTGCCTGTCGGCCAAGCTCATCGCCATCTCCTCCCTGAGCGTGGTGCTGGCCTCCATCGTGGCCATGTGCGTCCACAGCATGTCGGAGTTCCAGAACGAGGACGGGGAGGTGGACGACCCCGTGCTGGAAGGCGTCGAGATCGCGTGCATCGCGTGGTTCACCGTCGAGCTGGCCGTCCGGCTGGTTGCTGCTCCCTGTcaaaagaaattctggaaaaaCCCTCTGAACATAATCGACTTCATCTCCATTATTCCCTTTTATGCCACGTTGGCTGTAGACACCAAGAAGGAAGAGAGTGAGGACATTGAAAACATGGGCAAGGTGGTCCAGATCCTCAGGCTCATGAGGATTTTCCGCATCCTCAAGCTGGCCCGGCACTCGGTAGGACTCCGGTCTCTCGGTGCCACACTGAGGCACAGCTACCACGAAGTTGGGCTGCTGCTTCTCTTCCTATCGGTGGGCATTTCCATCTTTTCCGTGCTTATCTACTCTGTGGAGAAAGATGACCACACGTCCAGCCTCACCAGCATCCCTGTCTGCTGGTGGTGGGCCACCATCAGCATGACAACCGTGGGCTACGGAGACACCCACCCAGTCACCTTGGCTGGGAAGCTTATCGCCAGCACGTGCATCATCTGTGGCATCTTGGTGGTGGCCCTTCCCATCACCATTATCTTCAACAAGTTTTCCAAGTACTACCAGAAGCAAAAGGACATTGAAGTGGACCAGTGTAGTGAGGACCCACCAGAGAAGTGTCACGAGCTCCCTTACTTTAACATTAGGGACATTTATGCGCAGCGGATGCATGCCTTCCTCACCAGTCTCTCTTCTGTGGGCATCGTGGTGAGTGACCCCGAAGCCACAGACGCCTCAAGCATTGAAGAGAACGAGGATGTTTATAACACGGCATCCTTGGAGAATTGCACGGCGAAATGA